One genomic window of Candidatus Nitrospira inopinata includes the following:
- a CDS encoding sigma-54-dependent transcriptional regulator encodes MVESNVPKKRVLLIDDEARVRAALKSVLEPSYEILQAADAREGLTVFRTEGPDLVLLDVVLPDTDGLAVLQAIRSESKAVPIIMLTGTKSIKTAVDAMKLGAADYLSKPFDIEELRITVDRAMNASELEREVKRLRNQVVQRYAFHNLIGKSHGMQEIYAKIEQVADSRTTVLITGESGTGKELVARALHYNSSRRDRPFVALNCAALPETLIESELFGHEKGAFTDATARRTGQFELANTGTLFLDEIGELSLVTQAKLLRVLQEREFTRVGGVQPIKVDVRIVAATNKNLDELVRKEQFREDLYYRINVIALYLPPLRDRGEDIALLAKHFLAKRLEEEKRQPIEFSKDALEALTRYPWPGNVRELENVVEQALIWSQGASQITSEHLPALLKGDIRSSSLHEDIIAGRVSLEKAVMEFERDIILDALKRTNYVQTHAANLLGISRRMLKYRMDTLGINRPDPHPTASSDDEIKNEPSGSCP; translated from the coding sequence ATGGTGGAAAGCAACGTTCCCAAGAAACGCGTTCTTTTGATCGACGATGAAGCCCGGGTTCGCGCCGCCCTGAAGTCGGTTCTTGAGCCGTCGTATGAGATTCTTCAAGCGGCGGACGCACGGGAGGGGCTCACCGTGTTCAGAACCGAGGGCCCGGACCTTGTGCTGCTCGACGTCGTTCTTCCGGATACCGACGGATTGGCCGTACTCCAGGCCATCCGCTCCGAAAGCAAAGCGGTGCCGATCATCATGCTGACCGGTACCAAATCCATCAAAACCGCCGTCGACGCCATGAAGCTGGGGGCGGCGGACTATTTATCCAAACCCTTCGATATCGAGGAATTACGCATCACCGTCGACCGTGCGATGAACGCCTCGGAACTGGAGCGGGAGGTCAAACGGTTGCGAAATCAGGTTGTGCAACGGTACGCCTTTCACAACCTGATAGGGAAGAGTCACGGCATGCAGGAGATCTACGCCAAAATCGAGCAGGTCGCGGACAGCCGCACGACCGTGCTCATCACGGGAGAAAGCGGGACCGGCAAAGAACTGGTGGCGCGGGCGCTGCACTACAACAGCTCACGGCGGGATCGACCGTTCGTGGCTCTTAACTGCGCGGCGCTGCCGGAAACTCTGATTGAAAGCGAGCTGTTCGGCCATGAAAAAGGGGCGTTCACGGACGCTACCGCTCGACGGACGGGGCAGTTCGAACTGGCCAACACGGGCACCTTGTTCCTCGATGAAATCGGGGAGCTGAGCCTGGTGACGCAGGCCAAACTGCTGCGGGTTCTCCAGGAACGGGAATTCACGCGGGTGGGCGGGGTTCAACCGATCAAAGTGGACGTTCGAATCGTGGCGGCCACCAATAAAAATCTGGACGAACTGGTTCGGAAAGAACAGTTTCGAGAAGATTTGTATTATCGGATCAATGTCATCGCGCTTTACCTCCCTCCGCTCCGGGATCGCGGCGAGGACATCGCCCTCCTCGCCAAACATTTTCTCGCGAAACGGCTTGAAGAGGAAAAGCGTCAGCCGATCGAGTTTTCAAAAGACGCGCTGGAAGCCCTTACCCGTTACCCCTGGCCCGGGAACGTCCGCGAACTGGAAAACGTGGTGGAACAAGCCCTCATCTGGTCGCAGGGCGCTTCTCAGATCACCTCGGAACATCTGCCGGCATTGCTCAAAGGCGACATTCGTTCATCTTCGCTCCACGAGGACATCATCGCCGGCCGCGTGTCGCTCGAAAAAGCGGTCATGGAATTCGAGCGGGACATCATTCTCGACGCGCTCAAACGCACCAACTATGTGCAAACCCATGCCGCCAATTTGCTGGGAATCAGTCGGCGCATGCTCAAATACCGCATGGATACGTTGGGAATCAACAGACCGGATCCTCACCCGACCGCATCGAGCGACGACGAAATCAAGAACGAGCCTTCAGGATCATGTCCCTAA
- a CDS encoding HD domain-containing phosphohydrolase — translation MKQEFPLPLEKTGAPLTANHTVLSGNGHKKPTILVVDDEPGPREALKIILHSFFNVCMAETAAAAMRVLHTQPIDLVALDQKLPDRSGIDLLQDIKRTHAEVEAIIITGYGSLKSALTAIHHGAAGYLLKPFNTNELLALVNQTLEKKRRLDFIRAFLRSSPELWGSEEETARAWQALKNDYHALAARSHEDIPSHPDMPDCLPLLSDIIEATDRRLWSHSCRVSFYAGLIGTRLNLTGRDQRSLTIGAFLHDLGKTCPTLRGSPEEQNPPACTMKTEKQHPLIGASVIHSLELPAEVSQIILYHHERWDGLGYPHGLKGEGIPYFARIVSVSEAFDYMTVEAPDRSHLTIEEAARGISRESGSFFDPSLVDLFVEVLARHRASLPPLAVTPVAVPGNLPTIPASLITR, via the coding sequence ATGAAACAAGAATTTCCTCTGCCACTAGAGAAGACCGGCGCGCCGCTGACGGCAAACCATACCGTGCTTTCGGGCAATGGTCATAAAAAACCCACGATCCTTGTCGTGGACGATGAGCCCGGCCCGCGCGAAGCGCTGAAAATCATCCTTCATTCTTTTTTCAACGTGTGCATGGCGGAAACCGCCGCGGCCGCGATGCGGGTCCTTCACACGCAACCGATCGATCTTGTGGCGCTTGATCAAAAACTGCCGGACAGGTCCGGCATCGACCTGCTGCAAGACATCAAACGAACCCACGCCGAAGTCGAAGCCATCATTATTACAGGGTACGGCAGTCTCAAGTCGGCCTTGACGGCCATTCACCACGGAGCAGCGGGCTATCTGCTGAAGCCCTTCAATACGAACGAGCTTCTCGCGCTTGTGAACCAAACGTTGGAGAAAAAGCGCCGCCTTGACTTTATTAGGGCTTTTCTCCGCTCATCCCCGGAACTTTGGGGGTCCGAAGAAGAAACCGCGCGAGCCTGGCAGGCGTTGAAAAACGACTACCATGCGCTGGCCGCCCGTTCACATGAAGACATCCCGTCTCATCCCGACATGCCCGATTGCCTGCCGCTTCTTTCGGATATCATCGAAGCGACGGACCGTCGGCTCTGGAGCCATTCGTGCCGCGTGAGTTTTTATGCGGGTTTGATAGGAACTCGGCTCAATCTCACCGGCCGAGATCAACGGTCGCTGACGATCGGGGCGTTTCTTCACGATCTCGGCAAGACCTGTCCGACGCTGCGAGGATCACCGGAAGAACAGAATCCGCCTGCCTGCACCATGAAAACGGAAAAACAGCATCCCCTCATCGGCGCAAGCGTCATCCACTCATTGGAGTTGCCGGCTGAAGTCAGCCAAATCATCTTGTATCACCATGAACGGTGGGATGGACTGGGCTATCCGCATGGGCTGAAGGGTGAAGGCATCCCCTATTTTGCGCGAATCGTCAGCGTCTCCGAGGCATTCGACTACATGACCGTCGAAGCGCCCGATCGCTCGCACCTGACGATCGAAGAAGCCGCCCGAGGTATTTCCCGTGAATCAGGATCGTTTTTCGACCCTTCGTTGGTCGATTTGTTTGTCGAGGTTCTGGCCCGCCACAGAGCGTCCCTCCCTCCTTTGGCCGTCACCCCCGTCGCAGTGCCGGGAAACCTCCCGACCATTCCGGCATCGTTGATTACTCGGTAG
- the recN gene encoding DNA repair protein RecN: MLTALRISNFAILEQIELTIESGFTVLTGETGAGKSLLIDAIELLMGGRASGDQIRFGEEEAVVEASFDVPPDHPILTTLRAQGVLGETDTQLVVRRVISRSGRNRAYLNGVMSPVHALEALGGVLIDIHGQHDQQSLLAPSAQLEALDAFGRLHGLRGRYQERYRDWARLRRERETVSVKAQEAAQREEYLTFQCRELDDAALRVGEEEALESERRRLAASQRLGELAGEAQAKLVEHSDGILPSTALVERILGEMARLDQAMQESVRLIADAKVLVKEVADRVRDYAGRLEADPGRLAVIEDRMALIQRLKKKYGGTVEAALESHRRIREELESIQRSDEEIGRYDTLIQERRAQVERLARELSEKRKEAAGRMTEIVRRELDALKMDQTQFQIEIATGERDDAYGSEGVDRAEFLFSANRGEPLKPLSRVASGGEISRVMLALKSALAGVDRVPVIIFDEIDTGVGGAAAAAIGKRLKALGRSHQVLCVTHLPQVASQADHHWYIEKALVKNRSTTVVRSLKGRDREKEVARMLAGETVTKKIRETAAELIGGATE; encoded by the coding sequence ATGCTGACCGCGCTGCGCATCTCCAATTTCGCCATTCTGGAACAGATCGAGCTCACCATCGAGTCGGGATTTACCGTGCTCACGGGGGAAACCGGGGCCGGTAAATCTCTTCTGATCGACGCCATTGAATTGCTCATGGGCGGACGGGCCTCCGGCGATCAGATTCGGTTCGGAGAGGAAGAGGCCGTCGTGGAAGCCTCTTTTGACGTTCCGCCCGATCACCCGATCCTGACGACATTGCGCGCTCAAGGAGTATTGGGTGAAACGGACACTCAGCTCGTCGTGCGGCGCGTCATTTCAAGATCGGGTCGGAATCGGGCGTATCTCAATGGAGTGATGAGTCCGGTCCATGCGCTGGAGGCTCTGGGGGGAGTCCTCATCGACATTCACGGCCAGCACGATCAGCAGTCTCTGCTGGCCCCCTCGGCGCAACTGGAAGCCCTTGATGCGTTCGGCCGTCTTCATGGATTACGGGGGCGGTATCAGGAACGTTATCGGGACTGGGCGCGGCTGCGTCGGGAACGGGAGACCGTCTCGGTCAAAGCGCAGGAAGCGGCGCAGCGCGAGGAGTATCTGACCTTTCAATGTCGGGAATTGGACGACGCGGCGCTCCGCGTCGGAGAGGAAGAAGCGCTGGAGTCCGAACGCCGGAGGTTGGCGGCTTCGCAGCGATTGGGTGAGTTGGCGGGAGAGGCCCAAGCCAAACTGGTGGAACATAGCGACGGGATTCTGCCGAGCACGGCCCTGGTTGAACGGATTCTTGGCGAAATGGCCAGACTTGATCAGGCGATGCAGGAATCGGTTCGGTTGATCGCCGATGCGAAGGTGCTCGTCAAGGAAGTTGCGGATCGTGTGCGGGACTACGCCGGTCGATTGGAGGCCGACCCTGGTCGATTGGCCGTGATCGAGGATCGCATGGCTCTGATTCAGCGGCTCAAGAAGAAATATGGCGGAACCGTGGAGGCGGCGTTGGAGTCTCATCGCCGAATCAGGGAGGAATTGGAGAGCATTCAACGTTCTGACGAGGAGATCGGCCGGTACGATACCCTGATACAGGAACGTCGGGCGCAGGTTGAGCGGTTGGCGCGAGAGCTAAGTGAGAAGCGAAAAGAAGCGGCCGGGCGAATGACGGAAATCGTGCGTCGAGAACTTGATGCGCTCAAAATGGATCAGACGCAATTTCAGATCGAGATCGCGACGGGAGAACGGGATGATGCCTACGGTTCGGAAGGGGTGGATCGCGCGGAGTTTCTCTTTTCGGCGAATAGGGGTGAGCCGCTCAAGCCGTTGTCTCGGGTCGCTTCCGGGGGGGAGATTTCCAGAGTGATGCTGGCGCTCAAGTCCGCTCTCGCGGGCGTCGATCGAGTGCCGGTCATCATTTTTGACGAGATCGATACGGGCGTCGGGGGAGCCGCCGCGGCGGCGATCGGGAAACGGCTCAAAGCGCTGGGCCGCAGTCATCAAGTTCTGTGCGTGACCCATCTTCCGCAGGTGGCGTCTCAGGCCGACCACCATTGGTACATCGAGAAAGCGTTGGTGAAGAATCGATCGACGACAGTGGTTCGTTCGTTAAAGGGAAGGGACCGGGAGAAGGAAGTCGCCCGTATGCTTGCGGGGGAGACGGTGACCAAGAAGATCAGGGAAACGGCGGCGGAATTGATCGGCGGCGCTACCGAGTAA
- the trxA gene encoding thioredoxin encodes MAGNALKVEEATWDAEVMKATELVMVDFWAVWCGPCQMVAPIVDELAEEYAGKVKVRKLNTDENPEIAGRYQVMSIPTIIFFKDGQPVEKLVGARPKRQFKEVIDSLLAKHAGAA; translated from the coding sequence GTGGCGGGAAATGCCTTAAAAGTCGAGGAAGCTACCTGGGATGCCGAGGTGATGAAAGCGACCGAACTCGTGATGGTCGATTTTTGGGCGGTGTGGTGCGGCCCCTGTCAGATGGTGGCGCCGATCGTCGACGAGTTGGCGGAGGAGTACGCGGGCAAAGTCAAGGTTCGCAAGCTCAACACGGATGAGAATCCGGAAATCGCCGGCCGCTATCAGGTGATGAGCATTCCCACCATCATCTTCTTCAAGGACGGCCAACCGGTCGAAAAGCTTGTCGGGGCCAGGCCCAAGCGGCAGTTTAAGGAAGTGATCGATTCGCTCCTTGCCAAACACGCCGGCGCCGCCTAG